A portion of the Gasterosteus aculeatus chromosome 12, fGasAcu3.hap1.1, whole genome shotgun sequence genome contains these proteins:
- the rhoua gene encoding ras homolog family member Ua, with amino-acid sequence MSPSSPCQMPLRGDGGYKSSEPLTPAPPVPPRRFRGSGRTRRSGAAGAERRVKCVLVGDGAVGKTSLVVSYTTNGYPTEYVPTAFDNFSAVVSVDGQPVKLQLCDTAGQDEFDKLRPLCYTSADVFLLCFSVVSPASFQNVPDKWVQEIRRHAPLAPVVLVGTQCDLREDVKVLIDLARYRERPVDPADAHDCAIEIGAVSYMECSSLTQKNLKEVFDTAILASLQNYSSHKHSRGKQKRRKKQRQTPDKMKSLSKSWWKRYCCVA; translated from the exons ATGTCGCCCTCCTCCCCGTGCCAGATGCCTCTGCGGGGCGACGGAGGCTACAAGTCCTCGGAGCCGCTGACCCCCGCTCCGCCCGTCCCGCCGCGGAGGTTCCGGGGCTCCGGCCGGACGCGGCGCTCCGGGGCCGCGGGGGCGGAGAGGCGGGTGAAGTGCGTGCTGGTGGGAGACGGAGCGGTGGGGAAAACCAGCCTGGTGGTGAGCTACACCACCAACGGGTACCCCACCGAGTACGTGCCCACGGCCTTCGACAACTTCTCAG cggtggtatcagtGGACGGTCAGCCAGTCAAACTACAACTGTGTGACACAGCTGGACAG GATGAGTTCGACAAGCTGCGGCCTCTGTGCTACACCAGTGCAGATGTGTTCCTGCTGTGCTTCAGCGTGGTCAGTCCCGCCTCCTTCCAGAACGTTCCTGACAAGTGGGTTCAGGAGATCCGGAGACACGCGCCACTCGCTCCGGTGGTCCTCGTCGGGACGCAGTGTGACCTCCGAGAAGATGTCAAG GTTCTCATTGACCTGGCGAGGTACCGGGAGCGACCCGTGGACCCGGCAGATGCCCATGACTGTGCCATTGAAATCGGAGCCGTGTCCTACATGGAGTGCTCTTCCCTGACCCAAAAGAACTTAAAGGAAGTGTTTGACACGGCCATACTGGCCAGCCTGCAGAACTACAGCTCCCATAAGCACTCCAGAGGGAAACAGAAACGAAGGAAGAAGCAAAGGCAGACCCCGGACAAGATGAAGAGTCTGTCCAAGTCATGGTGGAAAAGGTACTGCTGTGTGGCCTAG
- the ppm1g gene encoding protein phosphatase 1G produces the protein MGAYLSQPNTTKTSSDGGNSNMSYGYSAMQGWRVSMEDAHNCIPEFDEETAMFSVYDGHGGEEVALYCSKYLPDIIKQQKAYKDGKLQKALEDAFLAIDSSMTTEEVIKELVQIAGRPTEQPPVPKVSEEDDLDTEEAALLHEEATMTIEELLVRYGQNLNAVKHAAAISAAAKKASSQAEATGDKEEVGKAQKDGVNGEVEESNGKAKKGEGAACGSKLRACRRTGGEGSGSADCGGSGSANGEEKAGKAEGDAGPSCSSLSTKEAADSKSRFFEDSEESEEGEEEGSEEEDGSEEGDSSELEEEDTDEGEDSEEEEGEEEMCLPGMDGKEEPGSDSGTTAVVALIRGKQLIVANAGDSRCVVSERGKAVDMSYDHKPEDEVELARIKNAGGKVTMDGRVNGGLNLSRAIGDHFYKRNKALPAEEQMISSMPDVKVLTLNDDHDFMVIACDGIWNVLSSQEVVDFVSERIKPDKSGNVRLLSSIVEELLEHCLAPDTSGDGTGCDNMTCIIITLRPHPSTAQPDDTKKRKSQEEAEENGKDGKKAKSN, from the exons ATGGGGGCTTATCTGTCGCAACCCAACACGACCAAGACCTCATCCGATGGCGGCAACAGTAACATGAGCTACGGCTACTCTGCCATGCAGGGCTGGCGCGTCTCCATGGAG GATGCTCACAATTGTATCCCAGAATTTGATGAAGAAACAGCCATGTTTTCGGTGTATGACGGACACGGAG GTGAGGAGGTGGCTCTGTACTGTTCAAAGTACCTTCCTGACATCATCAAGCAGCAGAAGGCTTACAAAGATGGCAAACTTCAAAAG GCTCTGGAGGATGCCTTCTTGGCCATCGACAGCAGTATGACCACCGAGGAGGTCATCAAGGAGCTCGTCCAGATTGCTGGGCGTCCCACTGAGCAGCCACCAGTTCCAAAGGTGTCAGAAGAGGACGATT TGGACACAGAGGAGGCTGCTTTACTGCACGAGGAAGCCACAATGACCATCGAGGAGCTGCTGGTACGCTATGGCCAGAACCTCAATGCAGTCAAGCATGCAGCTGCCATCAG TGCGGCAGCTAAGAAAGCGTCCTCGCAGGCGGAGGCCAccggagacaaagaggaagttgGGAAGGCACAGAAGGATGGGGTaaatggagaggtggaggagagcaaTGGGAAGGCGAAGAAAGGCGAAGGAGCTGCATGCGGGTCGAAGCTGCGAGCCTGtcggagaacaggaggggaaggCAGCGGTTCAG CGGACTGTGGGGGTTCAGGAAGCGCCAACGGAGAAGAAAAGGCTGGTAAAGCAGAGGGAGACGCAggtccctcctgctcctctctgtccACTAAGGAGGCAGCCGATTCCAAGTCCAGGTTCTTTGAAGACAGCGAGGAgtctgaggagggagaagaggagggcagCGAGGAAGAG GATGGCAGCGAAGAGGGTGACAGCAGTGAGCTCGAAGAAGAGGATACAGACGAGGGAGAAGActctgaagaggaagagggggaggaggaaatgtGCCTGCCTGGAATGGATGGCAAGGAGGAG CCGGGGTCGGACAGCGGCACCACAGCCGTCGTAGCTCTGATTCGGGGGAAACAGCTGATCGTGGCCAATGCTGGGGACTCTCGCTGCGTGGTGTCTGAGCGTG GCAAAGCTGTCGACATGTCGTACGACCACAAGCCAGAAGATGAGGTGGAACTCGCTCGCATCAAAAATGCTGGAGGGAAAGTGACAATGGATGGACGGGTCAACGGTGGACTTAATCTCTCCAGAGCTATTG GTGATCACTTCTACAAGAGGAACAAGGCTCTGCctgcagaggagcagatgaTTTCTTCGATGCCGGACGTCAAAGTTCTGACCCTTAACGACGATCACGACTTCATGGTCATTGCTTGCGACGGCATCTG GAATGTGTTGAGCAGTCAGGAGGTGGTGGACTTCGTCAGCGAGCGGATCAAACCGGACAAGAGCGGCAATGTCAGACTCCTCTCATCCATAGTGGAAGAG CTGTTGGAGCACTGTTTGGCTCCCGACACATCTGGCGACGGGACAGGCTGTGACAACATGACCTGCATCATCATCACCCTGCGGCCACACCCATCCACCGCTCAGCCAGACGAcacgaagaagaggaagagccaggaggaggcagaggagaacGGAAAAGATGGCAAAAAGGCTAAAAGCAACTAA
- the pdcd2 gene encoding programmed cell death protein 2 — MNSSNMSGDPGPPPVKVDLGFLEEAEPWRLLSPQFPSKVGGKPAWLSQKGPPSLPSLPSLECEKCRLPMAFLLQVYAPISGEDRSFHRTLFLFCCKTCECYTCNDSSCMKVFRCQLPRKNEFYPYDPPSEDEPPSGPEPDQRVLSVSGIRLCWVCGCPGNKACSRCHAVNYCGKHHQTLHWKTTHKRECCTPEASIVTTSSFLFPESELVIEPEEEEEEEDTKEAEEEKEGEDCPPSADTLAETDLEEMAMHDNQDHKVFQQFKKRIRPEPHQVVRYSRGGSPLWVSSKHIPSDQDIPACTCGAKRTFEFQVMPQLLNSLCVDTTGDSIDWGTLVVYTCSASCDHDDQYCPEFIWKQDFSSEPT; from the exons ATGAACTCCTCCAATATGTCCGGAGATCCCGGTCCGCCCCCGGTCAAAGTAGACTTGGGCTtcctggaggaggcggagccgtgGCGGCTTCTCTCTCCGCAGTTCCCCAGTAAAGTCGGGGGGAAGCCGGCGTGGCTCAGCCAGAAAGGCCCGCCCTCGCTGCCCTCGCTGCCCTCGCTGGAGTGTGAGAAATGCCGCCTGCCGATGGCCTTCCTGCTGCAG GTGTATGCACCTATTTCTGGTGAGGACAGAAGTTTCCACAGAACTCTCTTTCTGTTCTGCTGTAAAACCTGTGAGTGCTACACATGCAACGACAGCAGCTGTATGAAAG TTTTCAGGTGCCAGCTCCCAAGGAAGAATGAGTTCTACCCCTACGATCCTCCATCAG AGGATGAACCCCCCAGCGGTCCTGAACCAGACCAGCGTGTGTTGTCCGTCTCTGGAATTAGACTCTGCTGGGTGTGCGGTTGTCCCGGCAACAAAGCCTGCTCCCGCTGTCATGCTGTAAACTACTGTGGGAAACACCACCAGACCCTCCACTGGAAAACCACACACAAGAGGGAATGTTGCACTCCAG AGGCGTCCATCGTCACAACTTCAAGCTTCCTCTTCCCTGAGTCTGAGCTGGTCATTgaacctgaggaggaggaggaggaggaagacacaaaggaggctgaagaagaaaaggagggcGAAGACTGTCCCCCCTCAGCAGACA CCCTGGCAGAGACAGACCTGGAGGAGATGGCTATGCACGACAACCAAGACCACAAAGTGTTCCAGCAGTTCAAAAAGAGGATCAGGCCAGAACCTCACCAG GTGGTGCGGTACAGTCGAGGCGGCTCCCCCCTGTGGGTCTCCTCCAAGCACATCCCTTCAGATCAggatatcccagcatgcacctgcgGCGCCAAAAGGACTTTTGAGTTTCAG GTGATGCCACAGCTGTTAAACAGTCTGTGTGTGGACACGACAGGAGACAGTATAGACTGGGGGACACTGGTTGTCTATACGTGCTCCGCCAGCTGTGACCATGATGACCAGTACTGCCCAGAGTTCATCTGGAAGCAGGACTTCAGCTCAGAACCCACATAA
- the mis12 gene encoding protein MIS12 homolog: protein MATDARVEADEEADNVPPSTLKLYETQFFGFTPQTCMLRVYSAFQDCLYDILPVVEKVCVRQLGRGESAESEELLRARARECSRKLQRFLDERFKLLAERMEALLTERCFSVPPSVLLPEDQLHKTYPQHIQEVLRLESSLADLQSAYEAEVCARQALLAELEEQREVQKQLDGILAWVRELQAAWVKEGNGSFHDSFQLVMESVKKLQDAVGEVCNKAPP from the exons ATGGCGACGGACGCCCGCGTAGAAGCCGACGAGGAGGCGGACAACGTCCCTCCGTCGACTCTAAAATTGTACGAGACACAGTTTTTCGGGTTCACCCCGCAGACTTGTATGTTGCGGGTCTACAGCGCCTTCCAGGACTGCCTGTACGACATTTTACCCGTCGTGGAGAAGGTGTGCGTCCGGCAGCTCGGCAGAGGAGAGTCCGCCGAATCCGAGGAGCTGCTCCGGGCCCGGGCCCGGGAGTGCAGCCGGAAGCTGCAGCGGTTCCTCGATGAGCGCTTCAAGCTGCTGGCCGAGCGGATGGAAGCGCTGCTGACCGAGCGATGCTTCTCCGTGCCGCCGAGCGTCCTGCTGCCCGAGGACCAGTTACACAAGACCTACCCGCAACACATCCAG GAGGTGCTGAGGCTGGAGTCGTCCCTTGCCGACCTCCAGAGTGCCTACGAGGCAGAAGTATGTGCGCGGCAGGCCCTGCTagccgagctggaggagcagagggaggtgcAGAAACAGCTGGATGGGATTCTGGCGTGGGTCAGAGAGCTCCAGGCCGCCTGGGTGAAGGAAGGTAACGGCAGCTTCCACGACAGCTTCCAGCTGGTGATGGAGTCTGTCAAGAAGCTGCAGGATGCAGTTGGAGAGGTCTGCAACAAGGCGCCTCCATGA